Proteins encoded together in one Ictidomys tridecemlineatus isolate mIctTri1 chromosome 3, mIctTri1.hap1, whole genome shotgun sequence window:
- the Gjc1 gene encoding gap junction gamma-1 protein, whose protein sequence is MSWSFLTRLLEEIHNHSTFVGKIWLTVLIVFRIVLTAVGGESIYYDEQSKFVCNTEQPGCENVCYDAFAPLSHVRFWVFQIILVATPSVMYLGYAIHKIAKMEHGEADKKAARSKPYAMRWKQHRALEETEEDHEEDPMMYPEMELESEKENKEQSQPKPKHDGRRRIREDGLMKIYVLQLLARTVFEVGFLIGQYFLYGFQVHPFYVCSRLPCPHKIDCFISRPTEKTIFLLIMYGVTGLCLLLNIWEMLHLGFGTIRDSLNSKRRELEDPGAYNYPFTWNTPSAPPGYNIAVKPDQIQYTELSNAKIAYKQNKANIAQEQQYGSHEEHLPADLETLQREIRMAQERLDLAIQAYNHQNNPHGPREKKAKVGSKAGSNKSSASSKSGDGKTSVWI, encoded by the coding sequence ATGAGTTGGAGCTTCCTGACTCGCCTGCTAGAGGAGATTCACAACCATTCCACATTCGTAGGGAAGATCTGGCTCACTGTATTGATTGTGTTTCGGATTGTCCTAACAGCTGTAGGAGGAGAGTCCATCTATTATGATGAGCAAAGCAAATTTGTGTGCAACACAGAACAGCCAGGCTGTGAGAATGTCTGCTATGATGCCTTTGCACCACTCTCCCATGTGCGGTTCTGGGTGTTCCAGATCATTCTGGTGGCCACTCCCTCGGTGATGTACCTGGGCTATGCCATTCATAAGATTGCCAAAATGGAGCATGGTGAGGCGGACAAGAAGGCGGCTCGGAGCAAACCCTATGCTATGCGTTGGAAACAGCACCGGGCCCTGGAAGAAACAGAAGAGGACCATGAAGAGGATCCCATGATGTATCCAGAAATGGaattagaaagtgaaaaagaaaataaagaacagagCCAACCGAAACCCAAGCATGATGGCCGACGACGGATTCGGGAGGATGGGCTCATGAAAATCTATGTACTACAGTTGCTGGCAAGGACCGTGTTTGAGGTGGGTTTTCTGATAGGGCAATATTTCCTGTATGGCTTCCAAGTCCATCCATTTTATGTGTGCAGCAGACTTCCTTGCCCTCATAAAATAGACTGCTTTATTTCTAGACCCACTGAAAAGACCATCTTCCTTCTGATAATGTATGGTGTTACAGGCCTCTGCCTATTGCTTAACATTTGGGAGATGCTTCATTTAGGGTTTGGGACCATTCGAGACTCACTAAACAGTAAAAGGAGGGAACTTGAAGATCCGGGTGCTTATAATTATCCTTTCACTTGGAATACACCATCTGCTCCCCCTGGCTATAACATTGCTGTCAAACCAGATCAAATCCAGTACACCGAATTGTCCAATGCTAAGATCGCCTATAAGCAAAACAAAGCCAACATCGCCCAGGAGCAGCAGTATGGCAGCCACGAGGAGCACCTCCCAGCTGATCTGGAGACTCTGCAGCGGGAGATCAGAATGGCTCAGGAACGCTTGGATCTAGCAATCCAGGCCTATAATCACCAAAACAACCCCCATGGTCCTCGCGAAAAAAAGGCCAAAGTGGGGTCCAAAGCTGGGTCCAACAAAAGCAGTGCTAGTAGCAAATCAGGGGATGGGAAGACCTCCGTCTGGATTTAA